From the genome of Hathewaya histolytica, one region includes:
- a CDS encoding desulfoferrodoxin, producing the protein MTKLNQVYKCEVCGNMVEVIHEGQGQLVCCGKPMTLKSELEKDGAGEKHVPVVEKIEGGIKVTVGEVEHPMGEEHQIEWIEAHTETKVYRKYLKPGEKPETIFLIDEEVKFVREYCNLHGLWMTEL; encoded by the coding sequence ATGACAAAATTAAATCAAGTTTATAAATGTGAAGTTTGTGGTAATATGGTAGAAGTTATCCATGAGGGACAAGGACAATTAGTTTGTTGTGGAAAACCAATGACTTTAAAAAGCGAATTAGAAAAAGATGGTGCAGGAGAAAAACACGTACCAGTTGTTGAAAAGATAGAAGGCGGAATAAAGGTAACTGTGGGAGAAGTAGAACATCCAATGGGTGAGGAACATCAAATAGAATGGATAGAAGCACATACAGAAACTAAGGTATATAGAAAATATCTAAAACCAGGAGAAAAACCAGAAACTATATTCTTAATAGATGAAGAAGTTAAATTTGTTAGAGAATACTGTAACTTACATGGTTTATGGATGACTGAATTATAA
- the trpS gene encoding tryptophan--tRNA ligase, which yields MEDKKKVIFSGIQPSGNLTLGNYLGAIKNWVKLQEEYDCYYCVVDLHAITVKQEPKDLRRRTLEVLAIYVASGIDPDKNTIFIQSHVPAHSEAAWLLNCNTYIGELFRMTQYKDKSQRYGESVSAGLLNYPVLMASDILLYNTDLVPVGKDQKQHLEITRDLAQRFNNLYSPTFTIPEPYISDSGAKIMNLQEPTKKMSKSSDNPNSYILMMDPPEVIRKKINRSVTDSIGEVRYSDEQPGVKNLITILNVITGIGIEEIEEKYKGMGYAQFKKDVAEAIIEELEPIQNKVKELLENKSYLEEIYKKGADKANYVSRKTLRKMQKKIGFIQF from the coding sequence ATGGAAGATAAAAAGAAAGTAATATTTAGTGGAATTCAGCCTTCAGGTAATTTAACTTTAGGAAACTATTTAGGTGCTATAAAAAACTGGGTTAAATTACAGGAAGAATATGATTGTTATTATTGTGTAGTGGACTTACATGCCATAACTGTAAAACAGGAGCCAAAAGATTTAAGGAGAAGGACTTTAGAAGTTTTAGCTATATATGTAGCATCTGGTATAGACCCAGATAAGAATACTATATTTATACAGTCACATGTACCTGCACATTCAGAAGCTGCATGGCTTTTAAATTGTAACACATATATTGGGGAATTATTTAGAATGACTCAATATAAAGATAAATCACAACGCTATGGTGAGTCTGTAAGTGCTGGATTATTGAATTATCCAGTACTAATGGCATCAGATATATTATTATATAATACGGATTTAGTACCAGTAGGTAAGGATCAGAAACAGCATCTTGAAATAACAAGAGATTTAGCTCAAAGATTTAATAATTTATATAGTCCTACATTTACTATTCCAGAACCTTATATTTCAGATTCAGGAGCTAAAATAATGAATCTTCAGGAGCCAACTAAAAAAATGTCTAAGTCTTCTGATAACCCTAACTCATATATACTTATGATGGATCCTCCAGAAGTTATTAGAAAGAAGATAAATAGATCAGTTACTGATAGTATAGGCGAGGTTAGGTATAGTGATGAACAACCAGGTGTTAAAAATCTAATAACTATATTAAATGTAATAACAGGTATTGGTATTGAAGAAATTGAAGAAAAGTATAAAGGAATGGGATATGCTCAGTTTAAAAAAGATGTGGCAGAGGCTATAATAGAAGAATTAGAACCAATTCAAAATAAAGTTAAAGAACTTTTAGAGAATAAATCTTATTTAGAAGAAATCTATAAAAAGGGTGCTGATAAGGCAAACTATGTATCTAGGAAAACCTTAAGAAAAATGCAGAAAAAAATAGGTTTCATTCAATTTTAG
- a CDS encoding peptide chain release factor 3 yields the protein MEDLKSKIEKRRTFAIISHPDAGKTTLTEKLLLYGGAIREAGSVKARKASKHAVSDWMEIEKQRGISVTSSVLQFRYNNFCINILDTPGHQDFSEDTYRTLMAADSAVMVVDGAKGIEEQTRKLFHVCSIREIPIFTFINKLDREIKDPFSLMEDIENELGIKSYPINWPIGCGRDFKGVYHRDSKKVQVFNGGKHGQSQAESVFIDIDDPNLEEVIGGHYYNKLLEEIELLDIAGDEFDYEAVKNGRLTPVFFGSALSNFGVEPFIKEFLKLSLPPLTRNSEQGNIDVYDDQFSAFVFKIQANMNKAHRDRIAFMRICSGKFEKGMEVYHAQGKQKIRLSQPQQFLAQDREIVEEAYAGDIIGVFDPGIFSIGDTICPVNNIFKFEGIPSFAPENFARVKPVDTMKRKQFIKGITQIAQEGAIQVFKEPFIGIEEIIVGVVGVLQFEVLEYRLKNEYNVEIKLERLAFRNIRWIESSEVKPEKLSLTSDTKLVNDLKDRSILLFQSDWGISWALEHNKGLVLSNIGKAE from the coding sequence GTGGAAGATTTAAAAAGTAAAATAGAGAAGCGAAGAACCTTTGCTATAATATCTCACCCAGATGCTGGTAAGACTACCTTAACAGAAAAATTACTTTTATACGGGGGAGCTATTAGAGAAGCAGGTTCTGTTAAAGCTAGAAAAGCATCAAAACATGCTGTGTCTGACTGGATGGAAATAGAAAAACAAAGAGGAATTTCTGTTACATCATCTGTTTTACAATTTAGATATAACAATTTTTGTATTAATATATTAGATACTCCAGGACACCAAGACTTTAGTGAAGATACATATAGAACGCTAATGGCTGCAGATAGTGCTGTTATGGTGGTTGATGGAGCTAAGGGTATAGAAGAACAAACAAGAAAATTATTCCATGTCTGTAGTATAAGAGAAATACCTATATTTACTTTTATAAATAAGTTAGATAGAGAAATTAAAGACCCATTTTCATTAATGGAAGATATAGAAAATGAATTAGGCATAAAATCCTATCCTATAAATTGGCCAATAGGATGTGGAAGAGATTTTAAGGGTGTATATCACAGAGATAGTAAAAAGGTACAAGTGTTTAATGGTGGCAAACATGGTCAGTCTCAAGCAGAGTCTGTATTTATAGATATAGATGATCCTAATCTAGAAGAGGTTATAGGTGGACATTATTATAATAAGCTTTTAGAAGAAATAGAGCTTTTAGATATAGCGGGAGATGAATTTGACTATGAGGCTGTTAAAAATGGAAGATTAACTCCAGTATTCTTTGGAAGTGCATTAAGTAACTTTGGAGTAGAACCATTTATAAAAGAATTCTTAAAACTAAGTCTTCCTCCATTAACAAGAAATTCAGAACAGGGAAATATCGATGTTTACGATGATCAATTTTCTGCCTTTGTGTTTAAAATTCAGGCTAATATGAATAAGGCACATAGGGATAGAATTGCCTTTATGAGAATATGTTCTGGAAAGTTTGAAAAAGGTATGGAAGTGTATCATGCTCAAGGGAAACAAAAGATTAGATTATCTCAACCACAACAATTCTTAGCACAAGATAGAGAAATAGTAGAAGAAGCTTATGCAGGAGATATTATAGGTGTATTTGATCCAGGAATATTTAGCATAGGTGATACCATATGTCCGGTTAATAACATATTTAAATTTGAAGGTATTCCAAGTTTTGCTCCAGAGAATTTTGCAAGAGTTAAACCAGTGGATACTATGAAGAGGAAGCAATTTATAAAAGGTATAACCCAAATAGCTCAAGAGGGAGCTATACAAGTATTTAAGGAACCTTTTATAGGTATTGAGGAAATTATAGTTGGAGTTGTAGGGGTACTACAATTTGAAGTTTTAGAATATAGACTTAAGAATGAGTATAATGTTGAAATCAAGTTAGAAAGACTTGCATTTAGAAATATAAGATGGATTGAAAGTTCTGAAGTAAAACCAGAAAAATTAAGTTTAACTAGTGATACAAAACTTGTAAATGACTTAAAAGATAGAAGTATACTATTATTCCAAAGTGATTGGGGAATAAGTTGGGCTTTAGAACACAATAAAGGTCTTGTGCTTTCTAATATAGGTAAAGCAGAGTAA
- a CDS encoding lmo0937 family membrane protein: MKFLRYLSGAIFLLWLLGIVFRFGGKIINTLLIVSIIVFIFDTFRTKNIHS, translated from the coding sequence ATGAAATTCTTAAGATATCTAAGTGGAGCCATTTTTCTTTTGTGGCTTCTAGGAATTGTGTTTAGATTTGGTGGGAAAATTATAAATACTTTATTAATTGTATCTATTATAGTTTTTATTTTTGATACTTTTAGAACAAAAAATATACATAGTTAA
- a CDS encoding AlbA family DNA-binding domain-containing protein — MNKKKLRNLLKKDENAKLDFKVKIDTKSTSSKKELAKDICAMANARGGRGYIIIGVEDKTKKIVGFDPTLLREEQIQQIVSSRCDPPIPIKLDYVNLNGKSIGVITIYDGDQKPYQVRYNGAFYIRRGSTTDIMRKEELVTLLSENLTFNAELYPITRSNIEHLDMKLVKQYFFLQGLQYNSSNIEELMINSGIVVKDKETARLMITLGGLLVFSRYNSIYIPQNKIKIINNMGDKEEILILSGKLLDILDKAEEYLNNNLPRNYPIIAIYEGLKNAILYRDYTVYDKIIEIKISNDNITLISPGCMDKNKGGKKNSYIKRNMWIYEKLIFIDNKKRFLNTGSGFSIIKNSFLSKGKKVYFLNSRKNNYFKISYPGIRDYV, encoded by the coding sequence ATGAATAAAAAAAAGCTTAGAAATTTATTAAAAAAGGATGAGAATGCGAAGTTAGATTTCAAAGTTAAAATAGATACAAAATCAACAAGTTCCAAAAAAGAACTTGCAAAAGACATTTGTGCTATGGCAAATGCGAGAGGTGGTAGAGGTTATATAATTATTGGAGTTGAAGATAAGACGAAGAAAATAGTTGGCTTTGATCCTACTCTTTTAAGAGAGGAGCAAATACAACAGATAGTTAGTTCCAGATGCGATCCACCTATACCTATAAAATTAGATTATGTTAATTTAAATGGTAAGAGCATTGGTGTAATAACTATTTATGATGGTGATCAAAAACCATATCAAGTAAGATATAATGGAGCATTTTATATAAGACGTGGTTCTACTACAGATATAATGAGAAAAGAAGAACTAGTAACTTTGTTAAGTGAGAATCTAACTTTTAATGCAGAACTTTATCCAATAACTAGAAGCAATATAGAGCATTTAGATATGAAATTAGTAAAACAGTATTTTTTTCTTCAAGGTCTTCAGTATAATTCAAGCAACATAGAGGAACTTATGATAAATTCCGGCATAGTAGTAAAGGACAAGGAGACAGCTAGGTTAATGATAACTTTGGGTGGACTTTTGGTATTTTCACGTTATAATAGTATATATATTCCTCAAAATAAAATTAAAATAATCAACAATATGGGGGACAAGGAAGAAATACTAATATTATCAGGAAAGCTTCTAGATATATTGGATAAGGCGGAGGAATATTTAAATAATAATCTACCAAGAAATTATCCAATTATAGCTATTTATGAAGGATTAAAGAATGCAATCCTATATCGTGACTATACTGTGTATGATAAAATTATAGAAATTAAAATTAGCAATGATAATATAACTTTAATAAGCCCAGGATGTATGGATAAGAATAAAGGTGGTAAAAAAAATTCCTATATAAAAAGAAACATGTGGATTTATGAAAAGTTAATTTTTATAGATAATAAAAAACGTTTTTTGAATACAGGAAGCGGATTTTCTATAATAAAAAATTCTTTTCTGTCAAAAGGTAAAAAAGTTTATTTTTTAAATTCTAGAAAAAACAACTATTTTAAAATTTCTTATCCAGGTATACGAGATTACGTTTAG
- the tyrS gene encoding tyrosine--tRNA ligase has protein sequence MTNVFDVLMERGYIKQTTHEEIKDILGKEKVTFYIGFDPTADSLHVGHFIAMMFMAHMQRAGHRPIALVGGGTGMIGDPSGRTDMRQMLTEEKIEHNVNCIKKQLSRLIDFTDDKALLVNNAEWLNKLNYIEFIRDIGCHFSVNKMLTAECFKQRLEKGLSFLEFNYMLMQGYDFLQLNEKYNCTMQLGGDDQWSNMIAGMDLIRRKKSKPAYAMTCTLLTNSEGKKMGKTANGALWLDPEKTSPYEFYQYWRNVHDDDVEKCLSLLTFVPMDEVKKLCAIKGSEMNNAKKVLAYEVTKLIHGEEEANKAKEAAEALFGNGGDLSNAPTVEISKDDIGTSILDLVSTYKIVPSKKEGRRLIEQGGLSINEEKVSDISFTLNEEHIKDGEALIRKGKKKIYRIILK, from the coding sequence ATGACAAATGTATTTGATGTCTTAATGGAACGTGGATACATTAAGCAAACTACACATGAAGAAATAAAAGATATACTAGGAAAGGAAAAAGTAACTTTTTACATAGGATTTGATCCAACTGCTGATAGTTTACATGTAGGTCATTTTATCGCAATGATGTTTATGGCTCATATGCAAAGGGCTGGACATAGACCAATTGCTCTTGTGGGTGGCGGAACTGGAATGATAGGAGATCCATCAGGAAGAACCGATATGAGACAAATGCTTACAGAAGAAAAAATTGAGCATAATGTAAACTGTATAAAAAAACAATTATCAAGATTAATAGATTTTACTGATGATAAAGCACTATTAGTTAATAATGCAGAGTGGTTAAATAAATTAAATTATATAGAGTTTATAAGAGACATTGGGTGTCATTTCTCAGTAAATAAAATGCTTACAGCAGAATGTTTTAAGCAAAGACTAGAAAAAGGATTATCTTTCTTAGAGTTTAACTATATGTTAATGCAAGGTTATGATTTTTTACAGTTAAATGAAAAATATAACTGTACTATGCAACTTGGAGGCGACGATCAATGGTCTAACATGATTGCCGGTATGGATTTAATTAGAAGAAAAAAATCAAAGCCAGCTTATGCAATGACTTGTACATTACTTACAAATAGTGAAGGCAAAAAGATGGGTAAGACAGCTAATGGAGCACTTTGGCTTGATCCTGAAAAAACTTCACCATATGAATTTTATCAATACTGGAGAAATGTACATGATGATGATGTAGAGAAATGTTTATCTCTATTAACTTTTGTTCCAATGGATGAGGTTAAGAAACTATGTGCTATAAAAGGTTCTGAAATGAATAATGCAAAAAAAGTTTTAGCATATGAAGTTACTAAACTAATACATGGGGAAGAAGAAGCTAATAAAGCAAAAGAAGCTGCAGAAGCTTTATTTGGAAATGGTGGAGATTTAAGTAATGCTCCAACTGTAGAAATAAGTAAAGATGATATAGGTACTTCAATTTTAGACTTAGTATCAACTTATAAAATTGTTCCATCTAAAAAAGAGGGAAGAAGATTAATAGAGCAAGGTGGATTATCAATAAATGAAGAGAAAGTTTCTGATATAAGCTTCACACTTAATGAAGAACACATAAAAGATGGAGAAGCTTTAATAAGAAAAGGAAAGAAAAAAATATATAGAATTATATTAAAATAG